Proteins found in one Triticum aestivum cultivar Chinese Spring chromosome 4D, IWGSC CS RefSeq v2.1, whole genome shotgun sequence genomic segment:
- the LOC123098643 gene encoding 4,5:9,10-diseco-3-hydroxy-5,9,17-trioxoandrosta-1(10),2-diene-4-oate hydrolase, producing the protein MGFSFLPVMEYLSRRAFHAAGLCPHTVTLPRDPGEGSGATTIHYWAPPGEPRLPPLLLIHGFGPMATWQWRLQVGPFSRRFHVVVPDLLCFGGSSPCPSSPPPSESAQAAALAALLDALPGLPATARVAVVGTSYGGFVAYSLARAAGPARVGPVVISNSDLLMTAEDDRAFLERAGGEWASAADLLMPLDARTARRLMELSFYRKQVTSMLPDFLIREGVQNLFSDKREEKIELMKAITVGTDGFQLTPLEQDVLLVWGDHDQIFPLDKAFAVKRCLGENVRVEVFKETAHVPQMEDPNRFNEVILDFLLASQKSSNQYDQ; encoded by the exons ATGGGCTTCAGCTTCCTCCCCGTGATGGAGTACCTCTCGCGCCGCGCCTTCCACGCCGCCGGCCTCTGCCCCCACACCGTCACCCTCCCCCGCGACCCCGGCGAGGGCAGCGGGGCTACAACGATCCACTACTGGGCGCCGCCTGGGGAGCCGCGCCTCCCGCCGCTCCTCCTCATCCACGGCTTCGGCCCCATGGCGACCTGGCAGTGGCGCCTCCAGGTGGGCCCCTTCTCCCGCCGCTTCCACGTCGTCGTCCCGGACCTGCTCTGCTTCGGCGGCTCCTCCCCCtgcccctcctcgccgccgccctccgAGTCGGCGCAggccgccgcgctcgccgcgctgctCGACGCGCTCCCGGGCCTCCCGGCGACGGCGCGCGTCGCCGTGGTCGGCACGAGCTACGGCGGGTTCGTGGCCTACTCCCTGGCGCGCGCGGCCGGGCCCGCGAGGGTCGGCCCCGTGGTGATATCCAACTCCGACCTGCTCATGACGGCGGAGGACGACAGGGCGTTCCTCGAGCGCGCCGGCGGCGAGTGGGCGAGCGCGGCGGACTTGCTCATGCCGCTCGACGCGCGGACAGCGCGGCGGCTCATGGAGCTCTCGTTCTACCGGAAGCAGGTCACCTCCATGCTGCCGGACTTCCTGATCAGAGAGGGCGTGCAG AACCTTTTCAGTGATAAGAGGGAGGAGAAGATCGAGCTCATGAAGGCCATAACTGTAGGGACGGATGGGTTCCAACTTACGCCCTTGGAGCAG GATGTTTTGCTCGTCTGGGGAGACCATGACCAGATATTCCCTTTGGACAAGGCATTTGCTGTCAAGAG GTGCTTAGGAGAGAATGTGAGGGTGGAAGTCTTCAAGGAAACTGCACATGTGCCTCAGATGGAGGACCCGAATCGGTTCAACGAGGTCATCTTGGACTTCTTGCTTGCCTCTCAGAAGTCCTCAAACCAGTATGATCAGTAG